The proteins below are encoded in one region of Microbispora sp. NBC_01189:
- a CDS encoding tetratricopeptide repeat protein → MTTDPTMTRIGEAVELHHGQGQRDAARDLFARIWGDIGGEQGDPLHVCVLAHSMADVQDDVRDELMWDLRALAAADLVTDERVAAAGVPLSVAGLYPSLHLNLAECYRKLGDLGRAREHLRQARAGIGALGDDGYGRLIRGGLDRLAGRLGEAT, encoded by the coding sequence ATGACCACCGACCCGACGATGACCCGGATCGGTGAGGCGGTGGAGTTGCATCACGGCCAGGGTCAGCGTGACGCCGCTCGTGACCTGTTCGCGCGGATCTGGGGTGACATCGGTGGTGAGCAGGGCGACCCGCTGCATGTCTGCGTCCTCGCCCACTCGATGGCCGACGTGCAGGACGACGTGCGGGACGAGCTGATGTGGGATCTGCGGGCGCTCGCCGCCGCCGATCTCGTCACCGACGAGCGGGTGGCCGCGGCCGGCGTGCCGCTCTCGGTGGCCGGCCTGTATCCGTCGTTGCACCTGAACCTGGCCGAGTGCTATCGCAAGCTGGGCGATCTCGGCCGCGCCCGGGAGCACCTCCGGCAGGCGCGGGCCGGGATCGGCGCGCTTGGCGACGACGGATACGGGCGGCTCATCAGGGGCGGCCTGGACCGGCTGGCCGGACGGCTGGGCGAGGCCACCTGA
- a CDS encoding amino acid permease, producing the protein MAHALDDDARRLAELGYKQELARTWSGFSNFAISFSIISILAGCFTTFSQAWNNGGPLAISVGWPLISAFILIIGFCMAELVSAYPTAGGIYWWAAKLGRPVHGWFTGWLNLIGLIAVTASVDYGCATFLNIVVGRFSDSWANGNALHHTFLLFAIVLVLHALINIFSHRLISLLQNISVWWHVFGAAAVVLILVFGPSKHQSVGFLFETFNHSGFGSGDSGPAFWLYVLPLGFLLTQYTITGFDACAHVSEETHGAARAAAKGLWQSIFYSAIGGWILLLAFLFAATNVEAVDAEGGFVGAIFTSSLSSTLATVVFGISTIGQFFCGMSCVTSMSRMTYAFSRDGAVPGWRLWSKIDRNRTPVNAIIGGCAVALLITLPALYAPEGSATPVAFLAVVSIAVIGLYLAFLIPIWLRLRAGDAFQTGPWTLGRKYKALCWIAVIEIAIISVYFVLPISPAGVPGDAGFTWTSVNYAPIAVGAVLVGIALWWRLSARHWFTGPRRTVDDVDQPEPVA; encoded by the coding sequence ATGGCGCACGCCCTCGACGACGACGCCCGACGACTCGCGGAACTCGGCTACAAGCAGGAGCTGGCCCGCACCTGGAGCGGGTTCTCCAACTTCGCGATCTCCTTCTCCATCATCTCGATCCTGGCCGGCTGCTTCACCACCTTCAGCCAGGCCTGGAACAACGGCGGACCCCTGGCGATCTCCGTCGGCTGGCCGCTGATCTCGGCGTTCATCCTGATCATCGGCTTCTGCATGGCCGAGCTGGTCTCCGCCTATCCCACGGCGGGCGGCATCTACTGGTGGGCCGCCAAGCTCGGCAGGCCGGTCCACGGCTGGTTCACCGGCTGGTTGAACCTGATCGGGCTGATCGCGGTCACGGCGTCGGTCGACTACGGCTGCGCGACGTTCCTCAACATCGTGGTCGGCCGGTTCAGCGACTCCTGGGCGAACGGCAACGCGCTGCACCATACCTTCCTGCTGTTCGCGATCGTCCTGGTGCTGCACGCCCTCATCAACATCTTCAGCCACCGGCTGATCTCGCTGCTGCAGAACATCTCGGTGTGGTGGCACGTGTTCGGCGCGGCGGCCGTCGTGCTGATCCTGGTCTTCGGCCCGTCGAAGCACCAGAGCGTGGGCTTCCTGTTCGAGACGTTCAACCACTCCGGCTTCGGCAGCGGCGACTCCGGGCCCGCCTTCTGGCTGTACGTGCTGCCGCTGGGCTTCCTGCTCACGCAGTACACGATCACCGGCTTCGACGCCTGCGCGCACGTGTCGGAGGAGACGCACGGCGCGGCCCGCGCGGCGGCCAAGGGCCTGTGGCAGTCGATCTTCTACTCCGCGATCGGCGGCTGGATCCTGCTGCTGGCGTTCCTGTTCGCGGCGACGAACGTGGAGGCCGTCGACGCCGAGGGCGGCTTCGTCGGGGCCATCTTCACCTCGTCGCTGTCGTCCACCCTCGCCACCGTCGTCTTCGGCATCTCCACGATCGGGCAGTTCTTCTGCGGGATGAGCTGCGTGACCTCGATGTCCCGGATGACCTACGCGTTCTCCCGCGACGGCGCGGTGCCGGGCTGGCGGCTGTGGTCGAAGATCGACCGCAACCGCACGCCGGTGAACGCGATCATCGGCGGCTGCGCCGTCGCGCTGCTGATCACGCTCCCCGCGTTGTACGCCCCCGAGGGCTCCGCGACGCCGGTGGCGTTCCTGGCCGTGGTGTCCATCGCGGTCATCGGGCTCTACCTCGCGTTCCTCATCCCGATCTGGCTGCGGCTGCGCGCGGGCGACGCCTTCCAGACCGGCCCGTGGACGCTGGGCCGCAAATACAAGGCGCTCTGCTGGATCGCGGTGATCGAGATCGCGATCATCTCGGTCTACTTCGTCCTGCCCATCTCACCCGCGGGCGTGCCCGGCGACGCCGGTTTCACCTGGACGTCGGTCAACTACGCCCCCATCGCCGTGGGCGCCGTGCTCGTCGGCATCGCCCTGTGGTGGCGCCTGTCGGCCAGGCACTGGTTCACCGGCCCGCGCCGCACCGTCGACGACGTGGACCAGCCCGAGCCGGTCGCCTGA
- a CDS encoding phosphotransferase, which translates to MPDPVGDVRDVVTGWAGRPLTFTPITGGLSHHVARIDSDDGDRWILRVLDPRVTEAGLGIPLDQEIANTVAAAAAGVGPRVVHVLPGALVLEYVEGVTLDVPAVAARIEEVAAACRRLHAGPRFGNDFSIFGTLRDYLARCRAHGLALPAGFDDVLPPAYDIEAALARRPLPSVPCHNDLICGNLIATSGGVRIVDYQLSGNNDPCFELGDIAAEAGFDPGQVVRLTRAYFGDDEHAPRVRLNLIMANLTWALWFVVHQGLVRDRALPALDYDAEAAEKFARAVRDLADPSFGRLIDGVTGRMSRTC; encoded by the coding sequence ATGCCAGATCCTGTCGGTGACGTGCGCGATGTCGTCACGGGCTGGGCGGGACGCCCGTTGACCTTCACTCCGATCACGGGCGGGCTCAGCCACCACGTCGCCAGGATCGACAGCGACGACGGCGACCGCTGGATCCTGCGGGTGCTCGATCCACGCGTCACCGAGGCGGGCCTCGGCATCCCGCTCGACCAGGAGATCGCCAATACGGTCGCCGCGGCGGCGGCCGGGGTCGGCCCCCGGGTCGTGCACGTGCTGCCGGGCGCCCTCGTGCTGGAGTACGTCGAGGGCGTCACCCTCGACGTCCCGGCCGTGGCGGCGCGGATCGAGGAGGTGGCGGCCGCCTGCCGCCGCCTGCACGCCGGGCCCCGGTTCGGCAACGACTTCTCCATCTTCGGCACGCTCCGGGACTATCTGGCCCGGTGCCGGGCCCACGGTCTGGCGCTGCCGGCCGGGTTCGACGACGTGCTGCCGCCGGCGTACGACATCGAGGCGGCACTCGCCCGCCGCCCGCTGCCGTCCGTTCCCTGCCACAACGACCTGATCTGCGGCAATCTCATCGCCACGAGCGGCGGCGTCCGCATCGTGGACTACCAGCTGTCCGGCAACAACGACCCCTGCTTCGAACTGGGCGACATCGCCGCCGAGGCCGGTTTCGACCCCGGCCAGGTCGTACGGCTCACGCGGGCCTACTTCGGCGACGACGAGCACGCCCCCCGCGTACGACTGAACCTGATCATGGCCAACCTCACCTGGGCGCTGTGGTTCGTCGTCCACCAGGGGCTGGTCCGCGACCGCGCCCTGCCCGCCCTGGACTACGACGCGGAGGCGGCGGAGAAGTTCGCCCGCGCCGTACGGGACCTGGCGGACCCAAGTTTCGGCCGGCTGATCGACGGGGTCACCGGCCGGATGTCCCGCACCTGTTAG
- a CDS encoding SAM-dependent methyltransferase, translating into MDEQRAPAGVDPFAPSVARMYDYYLGGKDNFAVDREAAQKIIEILPNLPDIARENREFLIRTVRYLSRQGIRQFLDIGAGLPTQRNVHQVAQELAPESRVVYVDNDPVVLVHARAILAENERVIAVGADLRDPEALLADPEVRAHLDFSEPLAVLLLGVLHFVPDDDEALKIVHALRAPLAPGGYLVVSHGSLGELSEGQEEEGRKVFSRTSVPGTTSRSREQVLAFFDGLDLVEPGVVPLQDWRPVAEYLSVREGKAGALGGVGRVR; encoded by the coding sequence GTGGACGAGCAGAGGGCACCGGCGGGCGTTGATCCGTTCGCACCCAGCGTCGCCCGGATGTACGACTACTACCTGGGCGGCAAGGACAACTTCGCGGTGGACCGCGAGGCCGCCCAGAAGATCATCGAGATCCTGCCCAACCTTCCGGACATCGCCCGGGAGAACCGCGAGTTCCTGATCCGGACCGTGCGGTACCTCTCCCGGCAGGGCATCCGGCAGTTCCTCGACATCGGCGCCGGGCTGCCCACGCAGCGCAACGTCCACCAGGTCGCCCAGGAACTGGCTCCCGAGTCGCGCGTCGTCTACGTGGACAACGACCCCGTCGTCCTGGTCCACGCCCGGGCGATCCTCGCCGAGAACGAGCGGGTGATCGCGGTCGGCGCGGACCTGCGGGACCCCGAGGCGCTCCTGGCCGATCCGGAGGTCCGCGCGCACCTCGACTTCTCCGAGCCGCTCGCCGTCCTCCTGCTCGGGGTGCTGCACTTCGTCCCCGACGACGACGAGGCCCTGAAGATCGTCCATGCGCTCCGGGCCCCGCTGGCGCCGGGCGGCTACCTGGTGGTCTCGCACGGCTCGCTCGGCGAGCTGAGCGAGGGCCAGGAGGAGGAGGGCCGGAAGGTCTTCAGCCGCACCTCCGTCCCCGGCACCACCTCCCGGTCACGGGAGCAGGTCCTCGCCTTCTTCGACGGCCTCGACCTGGTCGAGCCGGGGGTGGTGCCGCTGCAGGACTGGCGGCCCGTCGCCGAATACCTCTCCGTACGGGAGGGCAAGGCGGGCGCGCTCGGCGGCGTCGGCCGCGTGCGCTGA
- a CDS encoding sugar kinase: protein MTEVFTLGEALAVVSAERLRHDAGTRLDVEGPELTTAVGLARLDHSVSWLGRVSADELGVRTLTVLRGEGVDVSAVRADPTASTGLVVRQRRIGRSSHAAYYRGGSAGSRLTTGDVPGEAVQSARILHVTGVTVGLSGYAYSAVHHAAKLAKDAGVLVSVDVNHRPHLWDSVEEARQGLTELAACADVLFATQDELGLVEPALASVPELVVTRGAKGASATVEGLRYDTQAAPVTSVDPAEVGGAFVAGYLSAILDGLHPSERLKRGISVAAFAVASPSSWQGLPTRGELPP from the coding sequence ATGACCGAGGTATTCACGCTCGGAGAAGCGCTGGCCGTCGTCTCGGCCGAACGGCTGCGTCATGACGCGGGCACCCGCCTCGACGTGGAGGGACCCGAGCTGACGACGGCCGTCGGCCTGGCCCGGCTCGACCACTCGGTGAGCTGGCTGGGCCGGGTCAGCGCCGACGAACTCGGCGTCCGCACGCTGACCGTCCTGCGCGGCGAGGGCGTGGACGTCTCGGCCGTACGGGCCGACCCGACGGCCTCCACCGGTCTCGTCGTACGCCAGCGGCGCATCGGCCGGTCGTCGCACGCGGCGTACTACCGCGGCGGGTCGGCGGGCTCGCGCCTGACGACCGGCGACGTGCCCGGCGAGGCCGTCCAGTCGGCCCGGATCCTCCACGTCACCGGCGTCACCGTCGGGCTGAGCGGCTACGCCTACAGCGCCGTCCACCACGCGGCGAAACTCGCCAAGGACGCCGGCGTGCTCGTCTCCGTCGACGTCAACCACCGCCCGCACCTGTGGGACAGCGTGGAGGAGGCGCGGCAGGGCCTGACCGAGCTGGCCGCCTGCGCCGACGTGCTCTTCGCGACCCAGGACGAGCTCGGGCTCGTGGAGCCGGCGCTCGCGTCGGTCCCCGAGCTGGTCGTGACCCGGGGCGCCAAGGGCGCCAGCGCCACCGTGGAGGGCCTGCGTTACGACACCCAGGCGGCCCCGGTGACGTCCGTCGACCCCGCTGAGGTCGGCGGCGCGTTCGTGGCGGGCTACCTCAGCGCGATCCTCGACGGGCTCCACCCCTCTGAGCGGCTCAAACGCGGCATCTCCGTGGCCGCCTTCGCCGTGGCCAGCCCCAGCTCGTGGCAGGGCCTCCCCACCCGCGGCGAGCTTCCGCCATAG
- a CDS encoding type 1 glutamine amidotransferase domain-containing protein: protein MIQGRTIAFLVAPEGIEQVELTEPWKAVEQAGGTPKLISTERGRVQAFNHLDKADAFPVDAVAGDVSASDFDGLVLPGGVANPDLLRTKPEAVRFVKEFFDAGKPVAAICHAPWTLVEADVVRERTLTSWPSLRTDLRNAGATWVDKEVVVCTGGPNTLVTSRKPDDLKAFCQAAVDAFGG, encoded by the coding sequence ATGATTCAGGGCAGGACGATCGCATTTCTCGTGGCCCCCGAGGGGATCGAGCAGGTCGAGCTCACCGAGCCGTGGAAGGCCGTCGAGCAGGCGGGCGGCACGCCTAAGCTGATCTCCACCGAGCGGGGCCGGGTGCAGGCGTTCAACCACCTCGACAAGGCCGACGCCTTCCCCGTGGACGCGGTGGCGGGGGACGTCTCCGCGTCGGACTTCGACGGGCTGGTCCTCCCCGGCGGAGTCGCCAACCCCGACCTCCTGCGCACGAAGCCGGAGGCCGTACGGTTCGTCAAGGAGTTCTTCGACGCGGGCAAGCCCGTCGCGGCCATCTGCCACGCGCCGTGGACGCTGGTGGAGGCCGACGTGGTGCGCGAGCGCACGCTCACCTCGTGGCCGAGCCTGCGGACCGACCTGCGCAACGCCGGGGCGACCTGGGTGGACAAGGAGGTCGTGGTCTGCACCGGCGGCCCGAACACGCTGGTGACCAGCCGCAAGCCGGACGACCTCAAGGCGTTCTGCCAGGCCGCCGTGGACGCGTTCGGCGGCTGA
- a CDS encoding DUF72 domain-containing protein, whose translation MPVLVGTSGWQYADWRDLVYGGVPQRLWLERYGEIFATVENNNAFYRLPKRETFESWRERTPPDFVMAVKASRFLTHIKRLKDPEEPVDRLMGVAEGLGPKLGPVLLQLPPTLRADAVRLRACLARFPSSVRVAVEPRHASWWTAEIRDLLTEFGAALCWADRLGRPAGPLWRTTSWVYLRFHEGRADPWPAYGRRALRSWVDRLGDVPDAYVYFNNDPGGAAVRNAVTFAEIACARGREVTRVRPPASLVGEAHRLQPAPS comes from the coding sequence ATGCCCGTGCTGGTGGGGACCTCCGGATGGCAGTACGCCGACTGGCGCGACCTCGTCTACGGGGGAGTGCCGCAGCGGCTGTGGCTGGAGAGGTACGGCGAGATCTTCGCCACGGTCGAGAACAACAACGCCTTCTACCGGCTGCCGAAGCGGGAGACGTTCGAGTCGTGGCGGGAGCGCACCCCGCCGGACTTCGTCATGGCGGTCAAGGCCAGCCGCTTCCTCACCCACATCAAGCGGCTGAAGGACCCGGAGGAGCCGGTGGATCGGCTGATGGGCGTGGCCGAGGGCCTCGGCCCTAAGCTGGGGCCCGTCCTGCTCCAGTTGCCGCCGACCCTGCGGGCCGACGCCGTACGGCTGCGGGCCTGCCTGGCCCGGTTCCCGTCCTCGGTGCGGGTCGCGGTGGAGCCGCGGCACGCCTCGTGGTGGACCGCCGAGATCCGCGACCTGCTGACGGAGTTCGGGGCCGCCCTGTGCTGGGCCGACCGGCTCGGACGGCCGGCGGGGCCCCTGTGGCGTACCACGAGCTGGGTCTACCTGCGCTTCCACGAGGGCCGGGCCGACCCCTGGCCGGCGTACGGGCGGCGTGCGCTGCGCAGCTGGGTCGACCGGCTGGGCGACGTGCCGGACGCCTACGTCTACTTCAACAACGACCCGGGCGGAGCCGCCGTACGCAACGCCGTCACCTTCGCGGAGATCGCGTGCGCGCGGGGGCGGGAGGTGACCCGGGTGCGGCCGCCGGCGAGTCTGGTCGGCGAGGCCCACCGGCTGCAGCCCGCCCCCTCATAG
- the glnII gene encoding glutamine synthetase — MTYKAEYIWIDGTEPTAKLRSKTKVLADGAEPGLWGFDGSSTNQATGHASDLVLKPVFTCPDPIRGGDHVLVMCEVLHTDMTPHATNTRAALAEVDERFAEQEPWFGIEQEYTFFKEGRPLGFPLGGFPAPQGGYYCGVGADEVFGRDIVELHLDRCLAAGLKISGINAEVMPGQWEFQVGPGGPLEVGDHMWVARWLLYRTAEEFDVAATLDPKPVKGDWNGAGAHTNFSTKAMREGYEPIITACEALADHAVEHVKYYGHGIEDRLTGHHETAPWDKFSYGVSDRGASVRIPWQVEVDKKGYIEDRRPNANVDPYLVTRLMTDACCSALEKAGQV, encoded by the coding sequence GTGACCTACAAGGCCGAGTACATCTGGATCGACGGCACGGAGCCGACCGCGAAGCTCCGTTCCAAGACGAAGGTCCTCGCCGACGGCGCCGAGCCGGGGCTGTGGGGCTTCGACGGGTCCAGCACCAACCAGGCCACCGGTCACGCCTCCGACCTGGTGCTCAAGCCCGTCTTCACCTGTCCGGACCCGATCCGCGGCGGCGACCACGTGCTGGTCATGTGCGAGGTCCTGCACACTGACATGACTCCGCACGCCACCAACACCCGCGCCGCGCTCGCCGAGGTGGACGAGCGGTTCGCCGAGCAGGAGCCGTGGTTCGGCATCGAGCAGGAGTACACCTTCTTCAAGGAGGGCCGCCCGCTCGGCTTCCCGCTGGGCGGCTTCCCGGCCCCGCAGGGCGGCTACTACTGCGGCGTCGGCGCCGACGAGGTCTTCGGCCGCGACATCGTCGAGCTGCACCTCGACCGCTGCCTCGCCGCCGGCCTGAAGATCTCCGGCATCAACGCCGAGGTCATGCCCGGCCAGTGGGAGTTCCAGGTGGGCCCGGGGGGTCCGCTGGAGGTCGGCGACCACATGTGGGTCGCCCGCTGGCTGCTCTACCGCACCGCCGAGGAGTTCGACGTCGCCGCCACGCTCGACCCCAAGCCGGTCAAGGGCGACTGGAACGGCGCCGGCGCGCACACCAACTTCTCCACCAAGGCCATGCGTGAGGGCTACGAGCCGATCATCACCGCCTGCGAGGCCCTGGCCGACCACGCGGTGGAGCACGTCAAGTACTACGGCCACGGCATCGAGGACCGGCTGACCGGCCACCACGAGACCGCTCCGTGGGACAAGTTCAGCTACGGCGTCTCCGACCGCGGCGCCTCGGTCCGCATCCCGTGGCAGGTCGAGGTGGACAAGAAGGGCTACATCGAGGACCGGCGTCCCAACGCCAACGTCGACCCCTACCTGGTCACCCGCCTGATGACCGACGCCTGCTGCTCCGCCCTGGAGAAGGCCGGCCAGGTCTGA
- a CDS encoding metal ABC transporter substrate-binding protein, giving the protein MLSPIARTLSSAALLVLFTAGCGGAEPATSDDPSLPLKVVATTTQVADFARNLGGDRVAVHQLLRPNVDPHDYEPSPADMRAIAEADVLVKNGVGLEKWLDDTIRAAGFDSPVVDASRGVPVRGGDGSAEEGSGDPHIWHNPLNVKTMAATIGRAFAAADPGDAAAYQANLAAYDAKLDALDADIARKIGSIPADRRKLVTNHDAFGYYLDRYKLTFVGSIIPSFDTSAELSAKQVADLVAEIRATGTAAIFSEASLPPKTAEAIGREAGVTVVAGEDALYGDSLGPEGSAGATYLQMEEHNTDTIVNALRGTST; this is encoded by the coding sequence GTGCTCTCGCCGATTGCCCGAACCCTGTCGTCCGCCGCGCTGCTCGTCCTGTTCACCGCGGGGTGCGGCGGTGCGGAGCCCGCGACCTCCGATGATCCGTCGCTGCCGCTGAAGGTGGTCGCGACCACCACCCAGGTCGCCGACTTCGCCCGCAACCTCGGCGGTGACCGGGTCGCCGTCCACCAGTTGCTCCGGCCGAACGTCGATCCGCACGACTACGAGCCGTCGCCCGCCGACATGCGGGCCATCGCGGAGGCCGACGTGCTCGTGAAGAACGGCGTCGGCCTGGAGAAGTGGCTCGACGACACGATCCGGGCGGCCGGCTTCGACAGCCCGGTGGTCGACGCCTCGCGGGGCGTGCCCGTCCGCGGGGGCGACGGCTCGGCGGAGGAGGGCTCGGGCGATCCACATATCTGGCACAACCCGCTGAACGTCAAGACGATGGCCGCCACGATCGGGAGGGCCTTCGCCGCCGCCGATCCGGGCGACGCCGCCGCCTACCAGGCCAACCTGGCGGCGTACGACGCGAAGCTGGACGCGCTCGACGCCGACATCGCCCGGAAGATCGGCTCGATCCCGGCCGACCGGCGCAAGCTGGTGACGAACCACGACGCCTTCGGCTACTACCTCGACCGCTACAAGCTGACCTTCGTCGGGTCGATCATCCCGAGCTTCGACACCTCCGCCGAGCTGTCGGCCAAGCAGGTCGCCGATCTCGTCGCCGAGATCAGGGCGACCGGGACGGCGGCGATCTTCTCGGAGGCGTCGCTGCCGCCCAAGACCGCCGAGGCGATCGGCCGTGAGGCCGGGGTGACGGTCGTGGCCGGCGAGGACGCGTTGTACGGCGACTCGCTTGGCCCCGAGGGGTCGGCCGGTGCGACCTATCTCCAGATGGAGGAGCACAATACCGACACCATCGTCAACGCGTTGAGGGGGACGTCCACATGA
- a CDS encoding metal ABC transporter ATP-binding protein, translated as MSERAPTLVIDRASVAYGDVPVLEELDGVVHEGEAVALIGPNGAGKSTLIKALLGLVPVVRGRIEVLGTTPAQARRDVAYVPQADTLDPDFPVSVEQVVMMGRYRRIGWLRRPSAADRAEVAGALERVGLAARARDRFGTLSGGQRQRVLLARAIAAGPRMLLLDEPFNGVDAVSQHALLEAIGSLKEQGASVVVSTHDLAIAHLACDEVCLLNRHQFGFGPTGDVLTPERLRATYGGHALELRGDRVIVTQT; from the coding sequence ATGAGTGAGCGCGCGCCGACCCTGGTGATCGACCGGGCGAGCGTGGCCTACGGCGACGTCCCCGTCCTGGAGGAACTGGACGGCGTCGTCCACGAGGGCGAGGCTGTGGCGCTGATCGGCCCGAACGGCGCGGGCAAGTCGACGCTGATCAAGGCGCTGCTCGGGCTGGTCCCGGTCGTCCGCGGCCGGATCGAGGTGCTGGGCACGACCCCGGCGCAGGCCCGCCGCGACGTCGCGTACGTGCCGCAGGCCGACACGCTCGACCCCGACTTCCCGGTCTCGGTCGAGCAGGTGGTGATGATGGGCCGCTACCGCCGGATCGGCTGGCTGCGCCGTCCCTCCGCCGCCGACCGGGCCGAGGTCGCCGGGGCCCTGGAGCGGGTCGGGCTGGCCGCGCGGGCCCGCGACCGGTTCGGCACGCTGTCGGGCGGGCAGCGCCAGCGGGTGCTGCTGGCCCGGGCCATCGCCGCCGGGCCCCGGATGCTGCTGCTCGACGAGCCGTTCAACGGCGTCGACGCGGTCAGCCAGCACGCGCTGCTGGAGGCGATCGGCTCGCTGAAGGAGCAGGGCGCCTCGGTCGTCGTCAGCACCCACGACCTCGCCATCGCGCACCTCGCCTGCGACGAGGTGTGCCTGCTCAACCGGCACCAGTTCGGCTTCGGCCCGACCGGTGACGTGCTGACGCCCGAGCGGCTGCGCGCGACGTACGGCGGGCACGCGCTCGAACTGCGCGGCGACCGCGTGATCGTCACCCAGACGTGA